A part of Aquipuribacter sp. SD81 genomic DNA contains:
- a CDS encoding glycosyltransferase, translating to MAREPDGGFVHEVSVAVPVYQGQTSLVPVVEELLSHVEPATTPDGHVWRVAEVLLVHDNGPDDSAGTIRALAARHDVVRPVWLSRNFGQHAATLAGMASSGGDWVVTMDEDGQHDPADIARFLDTAMREQAALVYARPTNPAPHGSLRNSASRAAKWVFSKVLSPDAPVHFQSYRLVLGEVGRSVAAYAGAGVYLDVAIGWVANRTAYCPVVLREEHGRRSGYSWRSLLAHFWRLALSSGTRGLRVVSVLGVLLAVLGVALAVVLVVARLAGDVPVQGWTSVMVVTLIGTGSVLLCLGVVAEYVGVAVGMAMGRPLFLLVGDPAAGPLGAAPAGRDGR from the coding sequence ATGGCCAGGGAGCCGGACGGCGGGTTCGTCCACGAGGTCTCGGTGGCCGTCCCGGTCTACCAGGGGCAGACGAGCCTCGTGCCCGTCGTCGAGGAGCTGCTGTCCCACGTCGAGCCGGCCACGACGCCGGACGGGCACGTGTGGCGCGTCGCGGAGGTGCTGCTCGTCCACGACAACGGCCCGGACGACTCGGCCGGCACCATCCGGGCGCTCGCCGCGCGCCACGACGTCGTCCGCCCGGTGTGGCTCAGCCGCAACTTCGGCCAGCACGCCGCCACGCTGGCCGGCATGGCGTCCTCCGGCGGGGACTGGGTCGTCACGATGGACGAGGACGGCCAGCACGACCCGGCCGACATCGCCCGCTTCCTCGACACCGCGATGCGGGAGCAGGCGGCGCTCGTCTACGCCCGCCCGACCAACCCGGCCCCGCACGGCAGCCTGCGCAACAGCGCGAGCCGGGCCGCCAAGTGGGTGTTCTCGAAGGTGCTGAGCCCCGACGCGCCCGTCCACTTCCAGAGCTACCGCCTCGTGCTCGGCGAGGTCGGTCGCAGCGTCGCGGCCTACGCCGGGGCGGGGGTGTACCTCGACGTGGCCATCGGCTGGGTGGCCAACCGGACGGCCTACTGCCCGGTGGTGCTGCGCGAGGAGCACGGCCGCCGCTCCGGCTACTCCTGGCGCAGCCTGCTCGCGCACTTCTGGCGCCTCGCGCTGTCCTCGGGCACCCGCGGGCTGCGCGTCGTGAGCGTGCTGGGGGTCCTCCTCGCCGTGCTCGGCGTCGCCCTGGCCGTCGTCCTCGTCGTCGCGAGGCTCGCGGGCGACGTCCCGGTCCAGGGCTGGACCTCGGTCATGGTCGTCACGCTCATCGGCACCGGGTCGGTCCTGCTGTGCCTGGGCGTGGTGGCGGAGTACGTGGGTGTGGCGGTCGGCATGGCGATGGGACGGCCCCTGTTCCTCCTCGTCGGCGACCCGGCCGCGGGGCCGCTCGGCGCGGCGCCCGCGGGACGGGACGGGCGGTGA